The nucleotide sequence ATGCCCACAATGAAGCCCATAATGACCCGGAACACCAGAAAACCCTGCGCGGCCTGCTGTACCCGGAATTCGTTGGTCATCACGGTAAAATTTTCTTTTCCATGGGGGACATTTTTTTCAAGCCACGCTACTATCTGTGCTTTAAGAGCCGGTACGTCTTCTACGTTTTTAGCTTCCAGTCCATAATCCAAAGGAGTAGTTCGCAGTTCGGCCTCCGAAATCCGCGAAACCGGAAAGTAAATACGCGCCGGACGCAAGCTGTCGGCTTCTGTGATGCCGATAATCGTAAGTACCTGCGCACCGGCCAACACTTTTTTTCCAAGTACATCCGAAAGCTTCCCTGGGCCTGCGGCTTTTTTGGCGAAGGTTTCATTCACTACCGCAACGGATCGCTTCTCGGTCAGGTCAGCATCCGTGAAGGTGGTCCCGTGGCTGATTTTTGCGTTAGGTTCAAGGGTAGGTAGGGTACCACTCAACATGGCCCCGATGCGCTGGGTGTCACCTTGCATGGTTACTTCCCGGCCCTGTCGGGTTACCATATATTTTTCGCTGGGTAGCGTTAAGTCTTGGTGCAGTAGATTGATTTGCTGGTAATCCAGCAGCGGGAAGGTATCCTTACGAACCCGGATGCCGTTGACCACTTTGTCGGGCTTGTTATAGATGGCGATGGATTTGAGCGAGGTGGTTTTATTGATCTGCTCGTTGGCATACTGCTCCATGCCATCGATGAGCGACAGGATTCCCACCAGCGAAGCTACCCCGATGACAATGCCCAACACGGAGAGTACCGTATGGAAAAAACGCGATCGGATGGTACTGATGGCCGATGAGAACGAGATCAGGGTTTTCTTCCACATAAGGCGGGTAAGGATCAGGATGAAGGAGTGGAACGCTAGTTGGTGGAAATCCTTTACAAATTCAAGCAAAAACAGATGAGTGGGCTAATTTGACGATAAATAAAATCATGTAAGCTTCTTCCAGAGTTTCGTAAGAAAGCCGGGCTTAGGAAGTGTATTTTTGTATAACATTAATAAAACGGCCGAATGGCTGATTCTTTCGCCATTCAGCTTCCCAATCTATGGAAACTGAAATTGAACACACAACGAAAAAAATGACGCTTCCCGTCACGGGTATGTCGTGCGCGGGTTGTGCCGTGAGCGTAGAATCCATGCTGAAAAGCACGCCGGGCGTCAGCGATGCCAGCGTCAACTATGCCAATCAATCCGTCCAAGTAAACTTCGATCCGCAACAGGTCAGTCTGAGCGACCTGGATGGCGTGTTGCAGGGCATCGGATACGGTCTGCTACTCGAAGCCGAAGAGGACGACGCCCAGGCCAAACAACAGGAATTGCAGGAAACTCATTACCGGCAGATCAAACGACGTACCATCGGTGCCGGTGCATTGGCCACTCCGGTGGTAGTACTGGGCATGTTCTTCATGAACCTACCCTATGTCAACTACCTCATGCTGGTGCTTACACTGCCGGTTCTGGTGTTTTTTGGCAAAGACTTCTTTGTCAATGCCTGGAAGCAGGCCCGGCACGGCAAATCCAATATGGATACGCTGGTGGCCCTCAGCACGGGCATTGCCTTTCTGTTCAGTACCTTCAACACCCTCTACCCGGAGTACTGGTACACCCGGGGCCTCGAACCGCACGTCTACTTCGAGGCGGCGGCGATCATTATTTTCTTTATCCTGCTGGGGAAACTGCTGGAAGAGCGCGCGAAATCCAACACTTCGGATGCGTTGCGCAAACTCATGGATCTGCAACCCAAAATGGTGCGGGTACTACGTGATGGTCAGGAACAGGAAATCAGTGCCAAAGAAGTCCGCATCGGCGATGAGGTGATTATTCGCTCCGGGGAGAAAATTCCGGTGGATGGAAAAGTGCTTTCCGGAAATTCCTTTGTGGACGAAAGCCTGATGACCGGCGAGCCACTTCCCGCGGAGAAAAAGCCCGGTACTGAGGTGTTTGCCGGTACCCTCAATCAGCAGGGGAGTTTTAGTTTCCAGGCCGAAAAGGTAGGCAAGCAAACCGTGCTGGCGCAAATCATAAAAACGGTAAAAGAAGCACAGGGCAGCAAGGCACCCGTGCAGCGGCTGGTAGATAAAATCGCCGGCATCTTTGTGCCCGTGGTACTCGGGGTGGCTGTCCTGACTTTCGTAATATGGATGCTGGCGGGCGGTGAAAATGCCCTCACGCACGCGCTACTGGCATCGGTGTCGGTGCTGGTCATTGCCTGTCCCTGCGCCCTGGGCCTGGCCACGCCCACGGCCATTATGGTAGGGGTGGGTAAGGGCGCCGAAAACAATATCCTGATCCGTGATGCCGAAAGTCTGGAAATTGCGCATAAGGTGGAGGCGGTAGTGCTGGACAAAACAGGTACCCTCACCGAAGGCCGCCCGCGGGTAAGTGGGTGGCACTGGGCTGACGGCTTGGCCCATACGGAGCGTCATGCCGCGGCCATCCGGGCCATTGAAGCCCGCTCGGAGCATCCGCTGGCGCAGGCTATTGCGGCTTTTGAGGCCGAAGGTACCCTTCCGAAAGTTGAAAGTTTCCAGTCCGTGACCGGAAATGGCGTGGAGGGCCTGGTGCATGGTGAACGCTATGTGATAGGTACCCCCGCTTTTTTGGAAAGCCAGCGTGTGCAAGCCGACACCAGCCTGACGAAATTAGAAGGTACCCTCCGCGAGCAGGCTCAGACCGTGATCGGGGTAGGGTGGAAGGAAAGGCAGATTGCCCTCATTGCCCTGGCCGATCAATTGAAAACTACCTCGGCCGAAGCCGTACAAAAACTGCAAAAGCAGGGCATCGACGTATACATGCTGACGGGCGACAACGCTCAAACGGCCGCGCAGGTAGCGCATCAGGTGGGTATTACGCACTTCGTGGCCGAAGTGAAGCCACAGGATAAAATGGACTTTGTCAAAAAACTGCAGGCCGAAGGCAAAACCGTAGCCATGGTGGGCGACGGCATTAACGACTCGCAGGCCTTAGCCCAAGCCAACCTCAGCGTAGCGATGGGCCGGGGTTCCGATGTAGCCATGGATGTGGCGAAAATGACCCTCATCACGTCGGACCTGCTGGCTCTGCCCAAGGCCCTCCGCTTATCGGGCCGCACGGTGACTACCATCCGGCAGAATCTGTTCTGGGCCTTTATCTACAATCTGATCGGCATTCCACTGGCAGCGGGGGTACTGTATCCGGTCAATAGTTTTCTCCTGAATCCCATGATTGCCGGGGCGGCGATGGCACTGAGTTCGGTGTCGGTGGTGATGAATAGTCTGCGCCTGCGGGGATTGCGGTTGTGAAGGGGGCAGAGTTCTTTACCAACTTGGTCATCAGGTACCTGTCATATAGTTCATTCCAATACTTTCTTTGATTCAGAAAGGAACTCATCGAGTGCTGTTCTGCTGAACCATTGCCCATTTTTGAATACGCCTGCGATCATTTTGGTATGGTCGATATTCTCCAATGGATTTTGGTTCAAAAGTACCAGGTCGGCATCCATGCCTTTCTTGATGCGTCCTTTTTGCGGCAGCCCTAGGTAGTCAGCCGGATGTACGGTGGCGGTTTGTAAAGCCGCAAACGGACTCAGTCCCGCATCAACAAATGTCCTCAATTCGTCATGAATGGAAAAGCCAGTCATCAGAAACCACTCCGGCGAGTCCGAACCTGCCATGAGGGGTACCTCCGCTTCCCACAGACTTTTGGTCAGCTTTTTCCTGATAGCGACATACTTCTCGATACTCTCCGGGGGAATGGGCATTTTGCGCTGCAACTGCATGACCCGCCATCGTTCCGGCAAAATGGCCTGTGGTATATAGCCAAAATCGGGTTTGCTTCTGTAATGATCTTCGGTAAAAGAAGCTCCAAAACAGGAGATAAAAAAGTAGTTGGTAGGACAGACGTAAATTCCTGATTTTTTGACCATTTGACTCAAAGCGGGAATCTTACTTTCGTCGAGGTAGGGTACCGTATTCCAGGCATTCATACGCCACAGATTCATATCCGAAACCGATTCGCCGTGGTTGTAGCTGGTGTCCGGTAGCAGCGTATCAATGAATTCGTCCA is from Salmonirosea aquatica and encodes:
- a CDS encoding amidohydrolase family protein — protein: MKCIRLFTLLLISIQAFSQKYAIEKVSIIPMDQGITLENQTLLMENGKIIEIGSAAQITIPNGFQIIDGKGKFLMPGLSDMHAHFFNEQGEYKNTIEAELKVMLANGLTMVRIMAGHPNYLQARQSVREKRWLGPDLVVASPQLVGRWPWDTTFRNYAVVDTPAKAEDAVRRFKKEGYDAIKITFMVDRPAFDAINKTAKEVGIKVVGHVGPKVKLPVALAAGEQIDHMDEFIDTLLPDTSYNHGESVSDMNLWRMNAWNTVPYLDESKIPALSQMVKKSGIYVCPTNYFFISCFGASFTEDHYRSKPDFGYIPQAILPERWRVMQLQRKMPIPPESIEKYVAIRKKLTKSLWEAEVPLMAGSDSPEWFLMTGFSIHDELRTFVDAGLSPFAALQTATVHPADYLGLPQKGRIKKGMDADLVLLNQNPLENIDHTKMIAGVFKNGQWFSRTALDEFLSESKKVLE
- a CDS encoding ABC transporter permease — encoded protein: MWKKTLISFSSAISTIRSRFFHTVLSVLGIVIGVASLVGILSLIDGMEQYANEQINKTTSLKSIAIYNKPDKVVNGIRVRKDTFPLLDYQQINLLHQDLTLPSEKYMVTRQGREVTMQGDTQRIGAMLSGTLPTLEPNAKISHGTTFTDADLTEKRSVAVVNETFAKKAAGPGKLSDVLGKKVLAGAQVLTIIGITEADSLRPARIYFPVSRISEAELRTTPLDYGLEAKNVEDVPALKAQIVAWLEKNVPHGKENFTVMTNEFRVQQAAQGFLVFRVIMGFIVGISVLVGGIGVMNVLLISVSERTAEIGVRKAVGAKRRDILLEFLSESVTISTFGSLLGLLTGVAGTLVIVPIVKALTKVPFQAAYTWNTFLIISIVAIVVGIVFGTYPALRAARLDPVEAIRRE
- a CDS encoding heavy metal translocating P-type ATPase — encoded protein: METEIEHTTKKMTLPVTGMSCAGCAVSVESMLKSTPGVSDASVNYANQSVQVNFDPQQVSLSDLDGVLQGIGYGLLLEAEEDDAQAKQQELQETHYRQIKRRTIGAGALATPVVVLGMFFMNLPYVNYLMLVLTLPVLVFFGKDFFVNAWKQARHGKSNMDTLVALSTGIAFLFSTFNTLYPEYWYTRGLEPHVYFEAAAIIIFFILLGKLLEERAKSNTSDALRKLMDLQPKMVRVLRDGQEQEISAKEVRIGDEVIIRSGEKIPVDGKVLSGNSFVDESLMTGEPLPAEKKPGTEVFAGTLNQQGSFSFQAEKVGKQTVLAQIIKTVKEAQGSKAPVQRLVDKIAGIFVPVVLGVAVLTFVIWMLAGGENALTHALLASVSVLVIACPCALGLATPTAIMVGVGKGAENNILIRDAESLEIAHKVEAVVLDKTGTLTEGRPRVSGWHWADGLAHTERHAAAIRAIEARSEHPLAQAIAAFEAEGTLPKVESFQSVTGNGVEGLVHGERYVIGTPAFLESQRVQADTSLTKLEGTLREQAQTVIGVGWKERQIALIALADQLKTTSAEAVQKLQKQGIDVYMLTGDNAQTAAQVAHQVGITHFVAEVKPQDKMDFVKKLQAEGKTVAMVGDGINDSQALAQANLSVAMGRGSDVAMDVAKMTLITSDLLALPKALRLSGRTVTTIRQNLFWAFIYNLIGIPLAAGVLYPVNSFLLNPMIAGAAMALSSVSVVMNSLRLRGLRL